One segment of Candidatus Limnocylindrales bacterium DNA contains the following:
- a CDS encoding DUF2182 domain-containing protein, translating to MGRASPDSVADDASAADSSSRRDRRFILAGVVLVAALSWLYVVPAARDMYGSMSGLASWMMQDHWTVRYGALMFLMWTVMMAAMMLPSAIPAVLTFATIVRRRTQPDRPVARTYAFAGGYLVAWTLFSAAVTVLQWLLSEAKLLSPMMESASAPMSGFLLALAGIYQWTPLKSACLENCRSPMIALSQRWRPGIAGALRMGLDYGIYCIGCCWALMLLLFAAGVMSLAAITTITILVLLEKLAPFGAFGGRMTGAAMVVAGVWVAIG from the coding sequence ATGGGACGCGCATCGCCTGATTCCGTAGCAGACGACGCTTCGGCTGCGGACTCGTCTTCCCGGCGCGATCGCCGTTTCATCCTTGCCGGCGTCGTGCTCGTGGCGGCGCTGTCGTGGCTCTACGTCGTTCCGGCAGCCCGCGACATGTACGGCAGCATGAGCGGCCTTGCATCGTGGATGATGCAGGACCACTGGACGGTGCGCTACGGCGCGCTCATGTTCCTCATGTGGACCGTGATGATGGCAGCGATGATGCTCCCGAGCGCGATCCCGGCCGTACTCACCTTTGCGACGATCGTGCGCCGCCGCACCCAGCCCGACCGCCCGGTTGCCCGCACCTACGCATTCGCCGGCGGCTATCTCGTTGCGTGGACACTGTTCAGCGCCGCCGTAACGGTGCTGCAGTGGTTGCTTTCCGAAGCAAAGCTTCTTTCGCCGATGATGGAGTCGGCGAGCGCACCGATGAGCGGCTTCCTGCTGGCTCTGGCGGGCATCTACCAGTGGACGCCGCTCAAGAGCGCGTGCCTCGAGAACTGCCGCTCGCCGATGATCGCGCTGTCGCAGCGCTGGCGTCCCGGCATTGCCGGTGCGCTGCGCATGGGTCTCGACTACGGCATCTACTGTATCGGGTGCTGCTGGGCGCTGATGCTGCTGCTGTTTGCAGCGGGCGTGATGAGCCTCGCGGCGATCACGACGATCACGATTCTGGTACTGCTCGAAAAACTTGCGCCGTTCGGGGCGTTCGGCGGGCGCATGACCGGTGCAGCAATGGTCGTTGCCGGCGTGTGGGTTGCGATCGGTTGA
- a CDS encoding TlyA family RNA methyltransferase — protein sequence MRSRRQPISPERSLASRVRADDRLVALGLADTRAEAARLVLAGLVLEGTRRIDKAGEQVAIDAALTVRARGRFVSRGGDKLDAALEHFRIDVEGAICLDAGCSTGGFTDCLLQRGAARVYAVDVGYGQFAWSLRGDPRVVLMERTNVRSIDPALLEPRPNIVVADLSFVSLAAILPSLIALAAPAARFVLLVKPQFEVAATDTDRGVVVSEEVRLRALESAVEAARKAGLHVIGTIESPLRGAQGNVEYLLAASRER from the coding sequence ATGCGGTCGCGACGGCAACCGATCTCGCCGGAGCGTAGCCTGGCTTCGCGTGTTCGAGCCGACGATCGCCTGGTTGCGCTCGGTCTTGCCGATACGCGTGCCGAGGCCGCGCGCCTCGTGCTCGCCGGTCTCGTCCTCGAAGGAACGCGCCGCATCGACAAGGCGGGCGAGCAGGTGGCGATCGACGCCGCGCTGACGGTGCGTGCGCGCGGACGTTTCGTCTCCCGCGGCGGCGACAAGCTCGATGCCGCGCTCGAGCATTTTCGCATCGATGTCGAGGGGGCGATCTGTCTCGACGCCGGCTGTTCGACCGGCGGCTTCACCGACTGCCTGCTGCAGCGCGGAGCGGCGCGTGTTTACGCGGTCGACGTCGGTTACGGCCAGTTCGCGTGGTCGCTGCGGGGCGATCCGCGCGTCGTGCTGATGGAAAGGACCAACGTGCGAAGCATCGATCCGGCTCTGCTCGAGCCTCGACCGAACATCGTGGTCGCCGATCTCTCGTTCGTATCGCTCGCCGCCATTCTGCCGTCCCTCATCGCGCTGGCGGCGCCGGCGGCGCGTTTCGTGCTGCTCGTAAAGCCGCAGTTCGAAGTCGCCGCGACCGACACCGATCGCGGCGTCGTCGTCTCCGAGGAGGTCCGTTTGCGTGCGCTCGAGAGCGCCGTCGAAGCAGCGCGAAAAGCCGGTCTTCACGTGATCGGCACGATCGAATCCCCGCTTCGCGGCGCGCAGGGCAACGTCGAGTATCTGCTCGCGGCGTCGCGCGAGCGTTGA